In Ostrinia nubilalis chromosome 10, ilOstNubi1.1, whole genome shotgun sequence, a single genomic region encodes these proteins:
- the LOC135075491 gene encoding lipase 1-like codes for MRLHKYVVPTLLVTVSLAQCVYSRVNYSLIEANIPEDGRLNFTQLALKYGQKCEEHDVVTEDGYILTIFNIPGNKSRPILLMHGLLDSADTFIIRGKSSLAIALAADGYDVWFGNCRGNKYGRRHTSLDPDKDKKKFWDFSFHEFGVYDAPAMIDYVLNLTNLTKLPVIGHSQGNLMFYVLGSDRPEYNDKIEIMIALAPICHLNHVKGLSAVIAAVWPTISDFLALLGIEEIFRSDSIIPNGVTKVICTQSLGYDLCAKGGVFPVTGNDPDELEPEFFPVVIGHFPAGTSRKDADHQSQLASKKNFAHFDYGVVKNVIKYRSPLPPVYDLNKVSMPIGSFHDKCYRG; via the coding sequence ATGAGACTACATAAGTACGTGGTACCAACGCTGTTAGTAACCGTGAGTTTGGCCCAGTGTGTCTACAGTAGAGTAAACTACTCTTTAATTGAAGCGAATATTCCGGAAGATGGAAGGCTGAATTTCACACAACTAGCCTTAAAGTACGGCCAGAAGTGCGAGGAGCATGACGTGGTCACCGAGGACGGCTATATTCTGACGATTTTCAATATTCCCGGCAACAAATCTCGACCGATCCTCCTGATGCATGGACTCCTCGACTCTGCGGATACATTTATAATACGAGGCAAGAGTTCTCTAGCTATCGCTTTGGCTGCCGACGGATACGACGTTTGGTTCGGGAATTGCCGCGGAAACAAATACGGCAGGCGACACACTTCTTTGGACCCAGATaaggataaaaaaaagttttgggaTTTCAGTTTCCACGAGTTTGGTGTATACGACGCACCTGCCATGATCGACTACGTTCTTAATTTGACGAATCTGACCAAGTTACCGGTCATCGGGCATTCCCAAGGCAACTTAATGTTCTACGTGTTAGGATCAGACAGACCAGAATATAACgataaaattgaaataatgattGCACTGGCTCCCATTTGTCATCTGAATCATGTGAAAGGGTTATCCGCTGTGATTGCGGCAGTGTGGCCAACGATCAGCGATTTCTTGGCATTGCTCGGCATCGAAGAAATATTTCGCTCTGATTCCATCATTCCGAACGGGGTGACCAAAGTGATATGTACTCAAAGTCTTGGCTACGACTTATGTGCGAAAGGTGGTGTGTTCCCGGTGACGGGTAACGATCCAGACGAGCTGGAGCCGGAGTTCTTCCCCGTGGTCATCGGGCACTTCCCGGCGGGCACGTCGCGCAAGGATGCGGACCACCAGTCTCAGCTCGCATCCAAGAAGAACTTTGCACATTTTGATTACGGTGTAGTCAAGAATGTCATCAAGTATCGTTCCCCGCTTCCCCCCGTCTATGACTTAAATAAAGTATCTATGCCCatagggtcattccatgacaaatgttaccgagggtga